One part of the Gemmatimonadaceae bacterium genome encodes these proteins:
- a CDS encoding Ig-like domain-containing protein — MHNGYVRKLLGVAGLALVAACGGDDGATPQGPPVVSDRLSVNLTPDRDSILFGTTRQYTATVTNQFGAERQAAVTWSSTNAEVASVTNAGLVTAIGAGSVQIVATITGHADTSAVTVYGSPAPLLIVPDAVNLNVGDDITLQASLGDSTAGAGSEVTWETSDSTLATVAADGTVTGVEAGEVTLTAKLGAATATAKVSVQAANIATISITPTVNSISPGATVKLTATARSATGRRIEAVFAWSSSNTTVATVNSKGLVTGKARGYAIISAAAGTKRGSVSVNVGPPPVTSVKATLPDSSILEAQVLQASATARDSAGNTISGATIAWQSSNPAIATVTSTGRVTGIVAGNVNIIALSGGKTATIPVVVSKRAATSIDITPDAPAVGVGTTAALTASVLDQNGSPMSGIQVSWSSSNAAIATVNASGVVSGVALGQATITARAGALQSTVLVTVGAAPVATISVSPASLNADIGDQPAFFAVLRDADGNVLSGRSISWTSSDPLVATVSVTGVATGVAEGTTTITATSEGKSATATLTIDPPPAPGIAQVTVTLNSGTLNVGQTTQAAAVATDDNGNTVAAPVLTWSSSDPTIASVNGGGIISAVSGGTATIMASVGGVTGAASITVNAAAPAAVASVTVALTPTTTTAGATAQATVVLRDSAGNVLTGRSYGLSSDKPTIATVNTSGLVTAVSAGLTNIRATSGGKMGFRLFKVTSGAPVIASVVVDAPTTQMDVGDTQTATAVALDASGDTVSTGPFAWTSSAPTILSVSSGGQLTAIAAGSATITAVTSGVAGTLGFTVQNNAPAPVASVSVSLAASSIKVGQTTQGTAVTKDANGKVLTGRPIAWSSSNTAVATVASNGVVTAVGTGSASISATSGSASGSASVSVTASTPASLTVSLAAPTLAAGQTTTATSIVKDNQGNVLPGIAVSYSSSNSAVATVNATTGAVSAVSQGSANIIGTASGVSGSATLTVQAPLPVASAHLPRVTPSVPSNLTSLPCTVHVPAGGLQPAINAARGGSVLCLTGTHTGNFTVPPRTDAGWVVIRNAGAVPSGRMRPSLATGIAKLVSTNVLPAIQFNSRSVRTLVYGLEITSSSNLTTLAPVSLVLVGNGTENQLSELPNDIAFQSLYVHGWPGAHIRRGFTLNGAAQSIRDSWCDEIHASGYDSQCSISWNSSGPILIENNTLKAASENIMFGGADPKIANNVTSDVTIRRNHIAKPIGWKGGGWNVKNLIETKASARVLVEENVLEGSWTDGQVGYAFVLKSSNQNGACRRCGTSDWTIRRNLVRNVGAGFSIAGRADQQTYATDSTNRRFEIAENWFEPINVAPYNGDGRLIIFVAENHDFTVRGNVFEGGNNNAALLMDISNGNWAVKNLAMMNNVLARGQYGVFATATGEGLASWTKAALGSSSWTSMAMVGSTRAAYPSGTQWHSGTASAVSAGMGVSRNVVDAGVLNVVIAP; from the coding sequence ATGCACAATGGATACGTGAGGAAGCTGCTCGGAGTCGCCGGTCTTGCCCTGGTCGCCGCGTGCGGTGGGGACGACGGAGCGACGCCCCAGGGACCGCCGGTCGTCAGCGACCGTCTGTCCGTGAACCTCACACCGGATCGGGATTCGATCCTGTTCGGCACCACCCGCCAGTACACCGCGACCGTCACCAACCAGTTCGGCGCCGAACGCCAGGCCGCCGTCACCTGGAGCAGCACCAACGCCGAAGTGGCCAGCGTGACCAACGCCGGCCTCGTCACGGCCATCGGTGCGGGCTCCGTGCAGATCGTCGCCACCATCACGGGCCACGCCGACACGTCGGCCGTCACCGTCTACGGCAGCCCGGCCCCGCTCCTGATCGTCCCGGACGCCGTGAACCTCAACGTCGGTGACGACATCACGCTGCAGGCAAGCCTGGGCGACAGCACCGCAGGCGCTGGCAGCGAAGTCACCTGGGAAACGTCCGACAGCACGCTCGCCACGGTGGCCGCCGACGGAACCGTCACAGGCGTAGAAGCCGGTGAGGTGACGCTCACGGCGAAGCTCGGCGCCGCCACCGCGACGGCCAAGGTCAGCGTCCAGGCGGCGAACATCGCGACCATTTCCATAACGCCAACCGTCAACTCCATCAGCCCGGGCGCGACGGTCAAGCTCACCGCCACGGCGCGCAGCGCCACCGGCCGTCGCATCGAAGCGGTCTTCGCCTGGTCGAGCTCCAATACCACCGTCGCTACCGTCAATTCCAAAGGCCTCGTCACCGGCAAGGCGCGCGGCTACGCCATCATCTCGGCGGCTGCTGGCACCAAGCGCGGTAGCGTGAGCGTCAACGTCGGTCCGCCGCCCGTCACGTCGGTCAAGGCCACCCTTCCCGACAGCTCCATCCTCGAAGCACAGGTGCTGCAGGCCTCGGCCACCGCGCGCGATTCGGCGGGCAACACCATTTCGGGCGCGACCATCGCCTGGCAGAGTTCCAACCCGGCCATCGCGACCGTTACGTCGACGGGGCGCGTCACTGGCATCGTGGCCGGCAACGTCAACATCATCGCGCTGAGTGGCGGCAAGACCGCGACCATTCCGGTCGTCGTGAGCAAGCGCGCCGCGACTTCGATTGACATCACGCCCGATGCACCGGCCGTCGGTGTCGGGACGACCGCGGCGCTGACCGCCAGCGTTCTCGATCAGAACGGCAGTCCGATGAGCGGCATCCAGGTCTCCTGGTCGAGCAGCAACGCCGCGATTGCCACGGTCAACGCCAGCGGTGTCGTGAGTGGTGTTGCGCTGGGACAGGCTACGATCACTGCTCGCGCCGGGGCGCTGCAGAGCACCGTCCTCGTCACCGTTGGTGCCGCGCCGGTCGCGACCATCAGCGTCAGCCCCGCGTCCCTCAACGCCGACATCGGCGACCAGCCGGCGTTCTTTGCGGTACTCCGCGACGCGGACGGCAACGTCCTGTCTGGCCGCAGCATCAGCTGGACGTCGTCGGATCCTTTGGTCGCCACGGTTTCGGTGACCGGCGTTGCCACGGGCGTTGCCGAGGGCACGACGACCATTACGGCCACATCCGAAGGCAAGTCAGCGACCGCGACGCTCACGATCGATCCGCCACCGGCGCCGGGCATCGCGCAGGTCACGGTGACCCTGAACTCGGGCACGCTCAACGTCGGCCAGACCACGCAGGCGGCGGCGGTCGCCACCGATGACAACGGAAATACCGTCGCCGCGCCTGTGCTCACCTGGAGCAGCTCGGATCCGACGATCGCCTCCGTCAACGGCGGCGGCATCATCTCCGCGGTCTCAGGCGGCACGGCCACCATCATGGCGTCGGTCGGTGGTGTCACCGGTGCCGCGTCCATTACCGTCAACGCGGCGGCGCCCGCAGCGGTCGCGAGCGTCACGGTGGCGCTGACGCCTACCACGACCACGGCAGGCGCAACTGCGCAAGCCACGGTGGTGCTGCGCGACTCCGCGGGCAACGTGCTCACGGGTCGCAGCTACGGGCTGTCGAGTGACAAGCCGACCATCGCCACCGTGAACACCTCCGGCCTGGTCACCGCGGTCTCGGCCGGTCTCACGAACATCCGCGCGACGAGCGGCGGCAAGATGGGCTTCAGGCTCTTCAAGGTCACGTCGGGCGCACCGGTGATTGCGAGCGTCGTGGTCGACGCACCCACGACCCAGATGGACGTCGGCGATACACAGACGGCGACCGCGGTTGCACTCGACGCCAGCGGTGACACCGTGTCGACGGGGCCGTTCGCCTGGACGTCGTCGGCGCCGACCATCCTGTCCGTCTCGTCAGGCGGGCAGCTCACCGCGATCGCCGCCGGGAGCGCGACCATCACGGCCGTCACGTCAGGCGTCGCGGGCACGCTCGGCTTTACCGTGCAGAACAATGCACCAGCTCCGGTGGCCAGCGTGAGCGTTTCGCTTGCGGCGTCGTCGATCAAGGTGGGCCAGACCACGCAGGGCACCGCCGTCACGAAGGACGCAAACGGCAAGGTGCTCACCGGTCGGCCTATCGCCTGGTCCAGCTCCAACACCGCGGTGGCTACGGTGGCCTCGAACGGTGTGGTCACGGCCGTCGGCACGGGGTCGGCCTCGATCTCGGCGACCAGCGGCTCGGCATCGGGATCGGCGTCCGTGTCGGTGACGGCCTCCACGCCTGCGTCACTCACGGTGAGTCTCGCGGCGCCCACGCTCGCGGCTGGCCAGACGACGACCGCAACGTCGATCGTGAAGGACAACCAGGGCAACGTGCTCCCCGGTATCGCGGTGAGCTACAGCAGCTCGAACTCGGCAGTCGCGACGGTCAACGCGACAACGGGCGCTGTGAGCGCCGTGTCGCAGGGCTCGGCCAACATCATCGGTACGGCGAGCGGCGTCAGCGGATCGGCGACGCTCACGGTCCAGGCGCCGTTGCCGGTCGCGTCGGCGCACCTGCCGCGCGTGACGCCGAGTGTGCCGTCGAACCTCACGTCGCTGCCCTGCACGGTGCATGTGCCAGCGGGTGGCCTGCAGCCTGCGATCAACGCTGCCCGGGGTGGGTCTGTTCTTTGCCTCACCGGGACGCACACTGGCAACTTCACGGTGCCGCCGCGTACCGACGCCGGCTGGGTCGTGATCCGCAACGCGGGCGCCGTCCCGTCGGGACGCATGCGCCCGTCGCTGGCCACCGGCATCGCCAAGCTGGTCTCCACCAACGTACTGCCCGCGATCCAGTTCAACTCGCGCTCCGTGCGCACGCTGGTCTACGGACTCGAGATCACGTCCAGCTCAAACCTCACGACGCTCGCGCCGGTGTCCCTGGTGCTGGTCGGCAACGGCACCGAGAACCAGCTCTCCGAGCTCCCGAACGACATCGCCTTCCAGTCGCTCTACGTCCACGGCTGGCCGGGTGCGCACATCCGCCGCGGTTTCACGCTCAACGGTGCGGCCCAGTCGATCCGCGATTCCTGGTGCGACGAGATTCACGCGTCGGGCTACGACAGCCAGTGCTCGATCAGCTGGAACTCGAGCGGCCCGATCCTCATCGAGAACAACACGCTCAAGGCGGCGTCCGAGAATATCATGTTCGGCGGCGCCGATCCGAAGATCGCCAACAACGTGACGAGCGATGTCACGATAAGGCGAAATCACATCGCAAAGCCCATTGGGTGGAAGGGCGGTGGGTGGAACGTGAAGAACCTCATTGAGACAAAGGCATCCGCCCGCGTCTTGGTCGAAGAGAACGTCCTGGAAGGCTCGTGGACGGATGGGCAGGTGGGCTACGCCTTTGTGCTCAAATCGTCCAATCAGAACGGTGCTTGCAGGCGATGTGGAACTTCGGACTGGACGATTCGCCGCAATCTGGTCCGAAACGTTGGTGCTGGGTTCTCCATCGCCGGCCGGGCCGACCAGCAGACGTACGCGACGGACTCAACGAATCGTAGGTTCGAGATCGCCGAAAATTGGTTTGAACCGATCAACGTGGCGCCCTACAACGGCGATGGACGGCTGATAATCTTTGTCGCCGAGAATCACGACTTCACCGTCAGGGGCAACGTCTTCGAGGGCGGGAACAACAACGCGGCCCTTCTTATGGACATCTCAAACGGCAACTGGGCCGTGAAGAACCTTGCAATGATGAACAATGTGCTTGCGCGCGGACAGTACGGTGTGTTCGCGACTGCAACAGGAGAAGGTCTGGCTTCATGGACCAAGGCGGCCCTTGGCAGCTCCTCATGGACTAGCATGGCCATGGTGGGCTCCACCCGAGCAGCGTACCCGTCGGGTACACAATGGCACTCCGGAACTGCCTCGGCAGTAAGTGCTGGGATGGGCGTGAGCCGGAACGTTGTCGACGCAGGAGTTCTCAACGTCGTAATTGCACCCTAA
- a CDS encoding glycosyltransferase family 4 protein: MTERPIRVLLIGPSMAITGGQSVMIRQVLEHVGARPEVDIRFQWMNFAVPFPVNRVPGLRTLVAWLAYLPILIVRAPRYDVIHAFTAAYWGYYLWVLPALGAARLFGKKFILHYHDGQAKQHLDGWRWARPTIKRVDALIVPSGFLVDVFAAYGIRAHVIFNVVDTDRFRFRQRSAISPRLLHNRGHEPLYNVPCALRAFQRIQATWPNAELTVAHDGPERANLEALARTLGLRNCHFVGRVKYEDGPAVYDAADIYLTTPNIDNMPVSLLEASASGLPIVATRAGGIPWIVTDGESALLVPLDDDAAAAEACLRLLGEPALVERLTTNARAALRPYAGATVAQEWVRVYREVLAGDALRP; the protein is encoded by the coding sequence ATGACCGAACGACCGATCCGCGTCCTCCTCATCGGACCCTCGATGGCGATCACCGGTGGACAGTCGGTGATGATCCGGCAGGTGCTCGAACACGTCGGCGCGCGCCCCGAAGTCGACATCCGGTTCCAATGGATGAACTTCGCCGTCCCCTTCCCCGTGAACCGCGTGCCGGGGCTTCGGACGCTCGTTGCCTGGCTCGCCTACCTGCCAATCCTCATCGTACGTGCGCCGCGCTACGATGTGATCCACGCCTTCACCGCCGCCTACTGGGGCTACTACCTGTGGGTGCTGCCCGCGCTCGGCGCCGCGCGCCTCTTCGGGAAGAAGTTCATCCTGCACTACCACGATGGGCAGGCGAAACAGCACCTCGACGGCTGGCGGTGGGCGCGACCCACCATCAAGCGGGTCGACGCGCTCATCGTGCCGAGTGGGTTCCTCGTCGACGTCTTCGCGGCATACGGAATCCGAGCGCACGTGATCTTCAACGTCGTCGACACCGATCGATTCCGCTTCCGCCAGCGCTCGGCCATCTCCCCTCGGTTGCTCCACAATCGCGGGCACGAGCCACTCTACAACGTGCCCTGCGCGTTACGCGCGTTTCAGCGCATCCAGGCGACCTGGCCGAACGCGGAGCTGACCGTCGCGCACGACGGCCCCGAACGGGCCAATCTCGAGGCCCTCGCGCGAACACTCGGGCTGCGCAACTGTCACTTCGTCGGCCGGGTGAAGTACGAAGACGGCCCCGCCGTCTACGACGCGGCCGACATTTACCTCACGACGCCGAACATCGACAACATGCCGGTGAGCCTGCTCGAGGCGTCGGCCTCGGGGCTGCCGATCGTTGCGACGCGCGCGGGAGGTATCCCGTGGATCGTGACCGATGGAGAGTCGGCGCTCCTCGTTCCGCTCGACGACGATGCCGCCGCGGCAGAAGCCTGCCTGCGCTTGCTGGGCGAGCCGGCGCTGGTGGAGCGTCTGACCACCAACGCGCGGGCCGCACTCCGGCCCTATGCAGGGGCGACCGTCGCGCAGGAGTGGGTGCGCGTGTACCGCGAGGTGCTCGCTGGGGACGCACTTCGTCCCTGA
- a CDS encoding VanZ family protein, giving the protein MPNRPRPRSSILPRLAAVGFVVVIAAATLWPMPGAPQPAEGLCVICGSLGGIDFLSNIALFVPLGVSLVAAGTRPTTTVILGAAFSLGIEALQWQTIAGRDASLGDLFSNTLGTALGAALMSYRRLLLLPSPRVARRLARGMTVLVIVVGSASAWAMRPAPVVYKYWSQWAPVRHNYHPFQGRLLTLVLDNHPIPLGAEIDPTREDSSFAQGLFEVKAVILPDSMPVGTGLIARAGNPIDEEFELAQRGHDLLFRARRNASRLAIRTPVIVLRNAFVGPPGVVYHVSARTRRAHIDLSSTVDGGATVADSVPLTIGRIWQSLAPIEVRDVRWHGPGATAAMALLLLPLAYWAASGVMLSAATVWLGTVALVLIGGIPVVAGIAPGGAWESLGLVLGATVGIALARFTVARTSASGGRPMRSANPLH; this is encoded by the coding sequence GTGCCGAACCGCCCCAGACCCAGATCGTCGATCCTCCCGCGCCTGGCAGCTGTGGGGTTTGTGGTCGTCATCGCGGCCGCCACGCTGTGGCCCATGCCCGGCGCCCCTCAGCCCGCCGAAGGGCTGTGCGTCATCTGTGGCTCGCTCGGCGGCATCGACTTTCTGTCCAACATCGCCCTGTTCGTTCCGCTCGGCGTCTCGTTGGTGGCGGCCGGTACAAGACCGACCACCACCGTCATCCTCGGTGCCGCGTTTTCGCTGGGGATCGAGGCCCTGCAATGGCAGACGATTGCGGGCCGCGATGCATCCCTCGGCGACCTGTTCTCCAACACACTGGGGACGGCGCTCGGCGCAGCGCTGATGTCGTATCGGCGGCTACTGCTGCTGCCGTCGCCGCGGGTGGCGAGGCGGCTGGCCCGAGGAATGACGGTGCTGGTGATTGTGGTGGGCAGCGCGAGCGCGTGGGCCATGCGCCCCGCCCCCGTCGTGTACAAGTACTGGAGCCAGTGGGCACCGGTGCGGCACAACTATCATCCCTTTCAGGGCCGACTACTCACCCTGGTGCTCGACAACCATCCGATTCCCCTCGGTGCCGAAATCGACCCGACACGAGAGGATTCGAGCTTCGCGCAGGGGCTGTTCGAGGTGAAGGCAGTCATCCTGCCCGATTCGATGCCGGTTGGCACGGGCCTCATCGCGCGCGCGGGCAACCCGATCGACGAGGAGTTCGAACTGGCGCAGCGAGGCCACGACCTGCTGTTTCGCGCACGTCGCAATGCGTCGCGTCTGGCGATTCGCACACCGGTCATCGTGCTCCGGAATGCCTTCGTTGGCCCACCGGGCGTCGTCTACCACGTGTCGGCTCGCACGCGTCGCGCGCACATCGACCTGTCGTCAACCGTGGATGGCGGCGCGACCGTTGCGGATTCCGTACCGCTCACGATTGGGCGCATCTGGCAATCGCTCGCGCCGATCGAGGTGCGCGACGTGCGGTGGCATGGCCCGGGAGCGACGGCCGCGATGGCTCTGCTGCTTCTCCCGCTGGCCTACTGGGCGGCGAGTGGCGTAATGCTTTCGGCGGCGACGGTGTGGCTTGGCACGGTGGCCCTGGTGCTGATTGGCGGCATTCCGGTTGTTGCCGGGATTGCGCCAGGCGGCGCGTGGGAGTCTCTTGGGCTCGTGCTCGGCGCGACGGTGGGCATCGCGCTCGCGCGGTTCACCGTTGCCAGAACCAGCGCGTCCGGCGGGCGTCCAATGCGGTCAGCGAACCCGCTGCATTGA
- a CDS encoding aldehyde dehydrogenase family protein: MHNADDAAPTNLIDRPDDPAPQRVARATARARAAQRDWLASGVDARIRVIARARRRLFERRVDVAEAISRETGKPVAEALVAEVVTVLDMLRFVERVAPEFMRTSWFSSASLALWRKRFSVAREPHGVVGVISPWNYPFMLPAGQAVSALATGNAVVLKPSELTPACGDLLANLFREAGAPAGVLEVVHGDGAVGSALVDGGVDKVFFTGSVATGSPGGEPMRRAPRALRAGTGRQRPGDRARRRRRGARCPGHRVGSLCERGPDVRGAKAGLCAERGA; the protein is encoded by the coding sequence GTGCATAACGCGGACGACGCAGCGCCGACGAACCTCATCGATCGCCCTGACGATCCCGCGCCTCAGCGGGTGGCGCGTGCCACCGCGCGTGCCCGCGCGGCGCAGCGCGACTGGCTCGCGTCGGGTGTCGACGCCCGGATCCGCGTCATCGCACGGGCACGACGGCGCCTGTTCGAGCGACGCGTGGACGTCGCGGAGGCGATCAGTCGTGAAACCGGCAAACCGGTCGCCGAGGCGCTGGTCGCCGAGGTGGTGACGGTGCTCGACATGCTCCGCTTCGTGGAGCGCGTCGCACCGGAGTTCATGCGGACTTCATGGTTCAGCTCGGCGTCACTGGCGCTGTGGCGAAAGCGGTTCTCCGTAGCCCGGGAGCCACATGGCGTGGTGGGGGTGATCTCGCCCTGGAACTACCCGTTCATGTTGCCCGCGGGCCAGGCAGTGAGTGCCCTCGCGACAGGGAATGCGGTGGTGCTCAAGCCATCGGAACTGACACCAGCGTGTGGCGACCTCTTGGCGAACCTGTTCCGTGAGGCGGGGGCGCCGGCGGGCGTGCTCGAGGTGGTCCATGGCGACGGCGCCGTGGGCAGCGCGTTGGTCGATGGGGGCGTCGACAAGGTGTTCTTCACCGGATCGGTGGCGACCGGGTCGCCGGGTGGCGAGCCGATGCGCCGAGCGCCTCGTGCCCTGCGCGCTGGAACTGGGCGGCAGCGACCCGGCGATCGTGCTCGACGACGCAGACGTGGCGCACGCTGCCCGGGGCATCGCGTGGGGTCGCTTTGCGAACGCGGGCCAGACGTGCGTGGCGCCAAAGCGGGTTTATGTGCTGAGCGCGGTGCATGA
- a CDS encoding aldehyde dehydrogenase family protein has product MHDQLVRALESQVRRLQLRGPNDAHWEMGGLITAASVAPLARLRDAAVSSGARAVVATHAPDSGLFPPTLLLEVPPDAAVLREETFGPLLPVVPVPDVETAIALANASPFGLSASVWSRSRQRAREIARQLNAGTVVINDVALAAGLAEVPHGGVRQSGYGRSHALAGLEECVRTRAIVDDILPGARQPWWFPYEETMTQDVDAYTRLAHAPTLLQRLMGLGGALRLLLGRR; this is encoded by the coding sequence GTGCATGACCAACTGGTCCGCGCCCTGGAGTCACAAGTGCGGCGGCTGCAGCTCCGCGGACCTAACGACGCGCACTGGGAGATGGGTGGATTGATCACCGCCGCGAGTGTCGCACCGCTCGCGCGTCTGCGCGATGCCGCGGTGTCGTCCGGAGCGCGCGCCGTCGTCGCAACCCACGCGCCGGACTCGGGCCTGTTCCCACCGACGCTCCTGCTCGAGGTGCCGCCTGATGCTGCCGTCCTTCGCGAGGAAACCTTCGGGCCACTGCTGCCGGTTGTCCCGGTACCCGACGTCGAGACGGCCATTGCGCTCGCGAACGCGTCGCCTTTCGGGTTGAGTGCGAGTGTCTGGAGCCGATCGCGCCAGCGGGCGCGCGAGATCGCGCGACAGCTCAATGCGGGAACCGTGGTGATCAATGACGTCGCCCTGGCGGCGGGACTGGCGGAGGTTCCGCACGGAGGGGTGCGCCAGAGCGGGTATGGCCGGTCCCACGCACTCGCCGGGCTGGAGGAGTGCGTGCGGACGCGGGCCATCGTGGACGACATCCTCCCGGGCGCGCGGCAACCCTGGTGGTTCCCCTATGAGGAGACGATGACGCAGGACGTGGATGCGTACACGCGGTTGGCGCACGCGCCGACGCTCCTGCAGCGGCTGATGGGCCTTGGAGGCGCCCTGCGGCTGCTCCTTGGCCGGCGCTGA
- a CDS encoding YggT family protein, translating to MTIVSLLDRVLLLLRPALFWAALVLGVLALVDWLVRTRRINAFSPVARVARDYVDPLFKPVERTITRAGGNPQTAPFWALALAILGGIVLISLLEFARDQVLMGFAAAGNGPRGLVMQLLRWTFQILRLALIVRVISSWIRVSPYSPWVRWSFALSEPIIGPLRRVIPPLGMIDITPIVAFLLLGLLEGVVLGAL from the coding sequence GTGACGATCGTCTCCCTCCTCGACCGCGTCCTGCTGCTGCTGCGCCCGGCCCTGTTCTGGGCCGCGCTCGTCCTGGGCGTGCTCGCGCTCGTGGACTGGCTGGTTCGCACCCGGCGCATCAACGCGTTCAGCCCGGTGGCCCGGGTCGCGCGAGACTATGTCGACCCGCTGTTCAAGCCGGTGGAGCGCACGATCACGCGCGCCGGTGGCAACCCGCAAACGGCGCCCTTCTGGGCGCTGGCGCTCGCGATACTGGGCGGGATCGTCCTGATTTCGCTGCTGGAGTTTGCCCGGGATCAGGTGCTGATGGGCTTTGCCGCCGCGGGCAACGGGCCGCGCGGCCTCGTCATGCAACTGCTGCGATGGACGTTCCAGATTCTGCGGCTGGCGCTGATCGTGCGCGTCATTTCGTCGTGGATCCGCGTCTCGCCCTATTCGCCCTGGGTGCGGTGGTCATTCGCGCTCTCCGAGCCGATCATCGGGCCGCTACGCCGCGTCATTCCTCCGCTTGGCATGATCGACATCACGCCCATCGTCGCGTTCCTGCTCCTCGGTCTCCTCGAAGGTGTGGTGCTCGGCGCGCTCTGA
- a CDS encoding DUF167 domain-containing protein, translating into MTEVAWGLRFTVLVQPRASRTELSGAHGGALRLRVQAPPVDGAANDAVIAFLAETLGIRRRDVRIVAGETSRSKIVDVAGVTRAEVEQLGMIIGRR; encoded by the coding sequence ATCACAGAGGTCGCGTGGGGCCTGAGGTTCACGGTACTGGTGCAGCCCCGGGCGTCGCGCACGGAGCTATCCGGGGCCCATGGCGGCGCGCTCCGCCTGCGAGTGCAGGCGCCCCCGGTCGACGGCGCGGCCAACGACGCGGTGATTGCGTTCCTCGCGGAGACGCTGGGGATTCGCCGGCGCGACGTGCGCATCGTGGCCGGTGAGACCTCGCGCTCAAAGATCGTTGATGTGGCTGGCGTGACACGCGCGGAGGTCGAGCAACTCGGTATGATCATCGGGCGCCGGTGA